The stretch of DNA atttgcaaagtctctggTACCTTTGATTTCCCTTTAGTTATCTTTCTTCTCTGATTGCTTCTTCTTTTCAGCCTCCAGGCTTTGTAGTTTTGCTTCCAATCTTTTCCTCTGGTATATTTTGACTCCAGCAAATGCCAGGCAGAGTATTAATGTTTTTGCTGCCAAGATATACAGCAACAGGGGCACATGATCAAGAACCTTCCAGTTCATGTTGGAGCAACTGTTAATTCACTCCTAGTCAGTGCAGGTCGACTCAGAGGAGAGCATGAGGAGAGAGATCTGGAAGTTCAGATCTTGCTGTGCCCAAGAGTCAGAAGGCTTGAGCTCTGGATAAAGAATCTACACACTCTGGTAAGTGACTTCCCTCTTAGGAACTGTAAAGGAAGAAATGTCCCATACTTCCCGGTAGCGGTACCCGCACCGCCAGTTGCTGACCCAAAAGACAACTCCCACCCTCAGAACCTTAGGATTCTAAAGAACAGAAACTATGTCTTCTATAGTGTCAATAGAGTATAGCTTTTCAATAAATAGAGATAATTAAAGACTGACTAACTTTAAGTAAGGATGACATATTGCCCATGAGATTAGAGTGTAGAGTCCTAATTCCAAACTTACTGAAAGTTACATTCCTTACCTATTGGGGAGACGGATCCTTTTGATGGCATAATTGCAGTCATCTACTTTGTTTCTAGCTTCAAAGACAACTCCAAATCCACCACGACCCATGCACTGAATTGGTTCAAAATCTgttaaatatcttaaaaaaaaaaaggtaaattttaaaacAGGTTGCAAATAGTTTAAATAGTTGTAAACAGTAAGGTTATTACCTTATAATCAGTTCAATCAAActttatgataataaaatatataaactcgggtgggccacggtggctcagcaggtaagagtgcttgcctgccatgcccgaggacccgggttcgattcccggtgcctgtccatgtaaaaaaaaaacaaaaaaaaaaaacaaaaacatatatatatatatatataaactcattATTCATAgaacttattttaataaaataaagaacattgcTTGAATTACACTAATCAGAATTTTTTGTTCTTCTGCTTGTTAAACGGAGGAAACACATTCttacttttttccctttggaaatttatgaaaaaataa from Tamandua tetradactyla isolate mTamTet1 chromosome 17, mTamTet1.pri, whole genome shotgun sequence encodes:
- the LOC143661331 gene encoding small integral membrane protein 11 is translated as MNWKVLDHVPLLLYILAAKTLILCLAFAGVKIYQRKRLEAKLQSLEAEKKKQSEKKDN